One genomic region from Candidatus Tisiphia endosymbiont of Dioctria linearis encodes:
- a CDS encoding NAD kinase, which translates to MNVNKMAIIYNNSTKSLELVNQLELFYQFCKVEKAEVIIVVGGDGELLHAIHRYMHLNVPFYGINSGNIGFLMNSIIIEKLIDNLQESIVSHLYPLETQVETVDSKTYTALAINEVSIFRKTNQAAKFKIEIDQVERMSELVADGAMVATPAGSSAYNLSAGGPILPLESNVLCLTPICPFRPRRWHGALLPFSTTIKFEILESNKRPVNAAADFQEFDDIKSVLIKSAKNKMIKLLFDKRNSLENRIIKEQFNEQ; encoded by the coding sequence ATTAATGTAAATAAAATGGCGATTATTTATAACAATTCCACGAAGTCGTTAGAACTAGTTAACCAGCTTGAACTATTTTATCAATTCTGTAAAGTAGAAAAAGCAGAAGTAATTATTGTAGTTGGCGGAGATGGCGAATTATTACATGCGATACATCGTTATATGCACCTGAACGTTCCTTTTTATGGAATTAATTCTGGCAATATTGGGTTTTTAATGAATTCAATTATTATAGAAAAATTAATAGATAATTTACAAGAATCAATAGTTTCTCATTTATACCCTTTAGAGACGCAAGTAGAAACTGTAGATAGTAAAACCTATACCGCCCTAGCTATTAATGAAGTCTCGATATTTCGTAAAACCAACCAAGCAGCTAAATTTAAGATTGAAATTGATCAAGTTGAACGTATGAGTGAATTAGTAGCTGATGGGGCAATGGTTGCGACTCCAGCTGGTAGCAGTGCTTACAACTTATCTGCCGGAGGGCCTATTTTGCCACTTGAGTCAAACGTATTATGTCTAACACCAATTTGTCCTTTTCGTCCAAGACGTTGGCATGGTGCATTACTACCATTTTCCACTACTATAAAATTTGAAATTTTAGAAAGTAATAAAAGACCAGTAAATGCAGCTGCCGATTTTCAAGAATTTGATGATATTAAGTCAGTATTAATTAAATCAGCAAAAAACAAGATGATCAAATTACTATTTGATAAAAGAAATAGCCTTGAAAATCGAATTATTAAAGAGCAATTTAATGAGCAATAA